CACGTTCTTCAGGATCGTGCCGTACGAGACGTTTCTCAGCTCTATGCCCTCAACCCGTGTGAGGGTTCTCTCTCCAAAGTTCTCCTCCTCCATGTTGAGAGCCTCATCGATTCTCTTAAGGGCTGGGTAGGATTCTGGAACGTGGCCGAGGTCGTTTAAAATTACGACCAGGGGCTCTATGATCTCTCCCGCCATCATGTAGAACGCCACCAGAGTGCCTGTGTCCATCCTCCAGAGGAGCCCGACCAGAACGCTGATAAGGGGTACGAGCCTGTAGAGGGTGTGGTAAAGATACCTGTACTTCAAAGACGCGAGCACGAGCCCCTTGACCGAGTTGTACCATCCCGTACACTCGTCGTTCAGCTTCCTCATGGCCCCTCTCAAAGAGTCCGTGTTTTTAATGCTTTTTCTCCCTTCGAGGTTCGTCCTTATCCTCTCAATCAGCATTGAGAACCTGTCCCTCTCTTTCGAGGACACCTTGGCGAGTTCCCCGACCTGCTTTTTGAAGAGGAGAACGGTCGCTATCAAAAACGGGAGCAGGACGAGGGAGAGCCTTGGGCTAAGGAGGAAGAGGGCTATTAAATAGGCCCCAAAGCTCACAGCGTTCACGACCAGAGCGGGTATAAGGGCTGCCGAGAGTGAGCTGACGTAGACGACGTTTGAAACCAGGTCCGTGAGGTATTCCCCGGGAGTTTTCACCCTGAAGGTTTCCTCCTTTGCGTGGAGGATTTTCTCGTAAATCCTGCCTATTATCTCCACCTGCATTGCCCTCTTGGATACGTCAAGGAGGTAGGTAACCACGAAGCTCAGGGCGTTTATCAAGACGAGAAAACCTCCAAGGATGAGTATTCTGCTCGTGTTCGGGCTGTTTATCGTGTCCCTCAGCATCAGGGCAAAGCGGACGTTCAGGTACGAGACAATCAAATTCAGGAGAACGATGAGCGCCTGCCTCTTCCTCAGCGTCCTGGAAAGCTCCCAGTACTTGGAAAACGAGTACCTGAGCACGCCCATCACAGTACCTCCTTTGCAAGCGGGGTCTTTTATCCCAATATCTCAATGCAGATAAATAAATCTTACTAAATAACAACCTAAGGTTAACAACTCTATATTATGAGCATAAGCATTCAGAAATGTTTAGTCCCCCAGCAACTATTGTGGATGAAATAAAACAGTCCTGCTTATTCGGGATCCTCAAGCATTAGCCCCTTAATCCCAACCTTCTCATAAACTGTGTCCGAGCTTATTTTGCCGCGTGGAATGCATCGAAGGCGTTAGGCTGTACTCCCCAATGCCACTGGATAACCCTCACCATCGGTGAGTGCCGAGATTAAAGTTAAAAATAGAAACATCAACGCTCTCTCACCCCATCAGGATTAACTTCAACTTCGAATTTCAGCGCATCCGTTGGGACAATCATCCTGTTGGCAATGTTGAACTTCGCTTGGGCTTCAAAGGACAACCGGGCATTGTTCTGCGTGGAGACGAGGATAACGCTCGGATTTGCATCGAGGATCATCCCATAAGCGGGTCGCGATAGCCTCCCATTTCTAATCTTCTTCACAAAGTCATAGTGGATAAACTCAACATCCCTGCCAATCTCACGACTCTTAACCTTCCATCTAAACGTGATACCATCGTTGGTATCCTCACTAGTTGATGCAGAGGCCGAATAACCGAGCGTGTTCCCGTCCACGCTTATCTGTGAGGTGTACGAGTAGTATCTTTTGGGCCCCCCGTCCATTTGGGGGAGCCACTTGCTTATCCATATCTTCGAAAGGGGTATTTCGGCGGGAACACTGACATCAACTACCATTTCATCAACGGCTATATCATGTCTCTTGGGTTTGGCAACCTGATAAATCTCCACCAGATAGTACATCATCCCAGATGTTGTGGAAACGTAGCTGAACTCCGCAGTTACCCCCATCTCCATTGTCGTCCCGATAGAAGCCTTTTTCCATGTGATCGCACCGATGTCGGTCCAATTCCTAGTTCGTCCCAGCATCGATGCTTCTCTAAATGTTGGTCTCTGCGAGAAGTGCCTAGCATTTTTGATAAAGTCCCTCAGAGCAGCCTCCTTTTTTGCGGGCCCCTCAACAATGTAGTAATACACCCTACCGTCTGGATTCTCGTACACTCCAAGGAACGTTATTCGAGATAACTCGTAGTTGAGAACTATTCTTAGGGTCATGTTATTGTGTTCAAGCTCTGTCAAGGCTTTCACAGCATCTCCGCCATAGAAGTACATCGTTTTGCCCAGTGATGCTGGGGGAAGTTTGATGTCCAACGTATTGTTGGATTCTGTGGGCTTGATCATTGGGCGGCTTGTTTCAGCCATCGCTATTCCTACCATCAGCAGTCCCAACAGGACTGCGAACAGGGGCTTCCACTTCACGAAGTTCACCTATTTTCAGTTTTTTACATTATTCATTAATCAACTCATCAACTCATCTTTATAAATTTTTCCTCTTACTTAACATAAGAACTCTTTCTTTTTTCAAATATTAATTAGTTCCAAGTTGAATTTTTAGTTTAGAACGAATCAAAAGAAGGTCAGGTCAAAGAATTGCCCGGAAATGCAAAAGTTGAACCATGGAAGCAGAGATGTATTTCAATGGAGCCTTAAGCCACTATCATAAGAACTCAGAATTAAAGGAAGGGGGAGAAAAATCACTTACCCTTACCCTGGTGGGCTCTTATGCTGGGCCTGACCTTCTCGGCGCCCTTACCCTTGTTGAGCAGGCCGCGGCTCCTCTTACCAGCGCTGGTCAGACCGCGGAAGACCCTGCCCTTGTGGGCCTTGCCGGCTATCCAGGCGATCTTCGGGTCGCTCTTGATGACCGGGTGGTGCGGGTCAACCATTATGACCTCAAACCACTTGTACATACCATCCTCGCCGACCCAGTAGGAGTTGAGAACCTCAAGGTTCGGGAACTTCCTAGCGGCCTTCTCCTCGGCTATCCACTGGAGGCTCTTCTTCGGTGAGTACTTGACCATACCCATCTTGCTCGGCTTCCTTCCGCCCTTCCACCTGGGCCTCTTCCTTCCGCCCCTCCTAACGCGGACGCGGACAACAACGTAGCCCTGCTTGGCCTGGTAGCCGAGGCTCCTGGCCCTGTCAAGCCTCGTCGGCCTCTCGATCCTCTTAACTACCGGGTCCCTCCTCCACTGGATCATCCTCTTCTTGAGGAGCTCTCCCACGTAGCTCTTCTTCGGGCTCTTCCAGGCTTCCCTAATGTACTTGTACATTCCCATCTCGTTCACCTCTTCCCTGTTTGTGGTTCTCCCTTCCGGGAACATCCCGCGGGTCTGCCCCGCCTAGTCGGTCGTGGTTCGAGGGTGAGTTTTTAAGGGTTGCGGAATACCAGAACCGGTGGTGTCCATGCGCATAGAAAAACTGGCTGCCCTGATGGAAGAAAAGGGCTTCAGCGGGGCTCTTGTAAGCCCCGGAGCGAACTTCTACTACCTCACAGGCCTTCACATCCATGAAGCGGGCGAGAGGCTGACGGTTCTTGCGGTCAACCCTGATGGGGAGTATCACATCCTCGCCCCGAGCCTCTATCAGAACGTCATAAAGGACTTTCCCGTTACGTTCTGGAGGGACGGCGAGAACCCGTACTCAAAGCTCGGGACGATAATGAAAGAGCTTGGAATCGGCGGGAAAGTTTTGGTCGAGAACACCATGCGCGCTGACTGGCTCATCGGGATTTTCCACAGCGACAACCGCTTCGATCCCTATCCCCTCAACGTGCTGATGAGGGAACTGAGAATGCGGAAGGACAAGGAGGAGCTTAAGCTTATGCAGAAGGCCGCCGAAGTGGCAGACAGGGTGTTCGAGGAAATACTGAGCTGGGACATCGTTGGAATGACCGAGAAGGAATTAGCTCTCAAGATAGAACTCAGGATAAGGGAGCTCAGCGACGGAATCTCCTTCCAGCCGATAGTGGCGAGCGGTGAGAACGGGGCGAACCCCCACCACGAGCCGGGCAACAGGAAGATACGCAAAGGGGACATGGTGATCCTCGACTACGGAGCGAGATGGAAGGGCTACTGCTCGGACATAACTAGGACAGTAGCCATCGGAAAGCCCGATGAAAAACTCCTCGAGATATACAGGATAGTGAAAGAAGCGCAGGAAGACGCCTTCCAGAGCGTCAGAGAAGGGATAAAGGCAAAAGAAGTTGACAGAGCCGCGAGGGAGACGATATCAAAAGCCGGCTATGGGGAGTACTTCACCCACAGAACCGGGCACGGCCTCGGTCTTGACGTTCATGAGGAACCATACATAGGACCGGATGGGGAAGTCGTCCTTAAAAACGGCATGACCTTCACAATAGAACCCGGGATATACCTTCCAGGCCTCGGAGGAGTCAGAATTGAGGACGACGTCGCTGTCATCAACGGCAGAGGAAAGAGACTGACCAGAGCGGACAGGGAGCTGGTGATCCTCTGAAGTTACCCCTACAGTTATTTTCAAAAAGGCCAAAAATAGAGCAGAATCAAAGGCGCTGAGAGACTATTCCTCCTCTATCTGCTCTCCTTCTTCACCTCTTTCATTGGACAGCTCTCTGAGTCTGTCAATACCAGAGCCAACGGCTATGAGCACGTCCCCCTCCTCGATGGTCTCATCCTTTGAAGGGTTGTATATGTACCTTCCGCCCCTCTTGATGGCGATGAGCCTGACTCCGACCTTGGTCGGGAGCTTAAGCTGCTTGAGGGGCTTTCCTATGAGTATTGAACCTTTGTTAACCTTTATCCGGCCTATTTCCTCATCGACGTCGTGCATTATCTTCCTGATGATGGGGTGAGGCTCCACGTCCCTAAGAACGAGGTCGGCGATCTCGTAGGCCGAATCACTTATCTGCTCGTTTATGGTCGCCATCTCTATGACGCTGAGTAGTTTTTCAGGATTTTCTTCGTGCTTCGCAGCTCTAAGGGCGAGCTTTTTGACCCTCAGTGTCAGCTCGTCCATCTTTTCCTCAAGGATGTAGACCTCGTCAGCTATGTCCTCGCTGTCGTACATGACGGCCGAAAACGCGAGGTCGACCATGAGTGATGAAAGGTTCTTCATCTCGATGAGGCAGTTCCGTATTTCCTCAAGCTCTTTCATCGCCTACCACCCTTATGACTCCCCTGGCTATCTCCTTCAGGTGCTCAACGGAGGTGTGAGTGCCCCTGCCGATCAAAACGTCTCCGGGCTTTATCTTGAAGTCGCCGTCAGGGGCTATTATCCATCTCTTGCCCCTTCTCACCGCTATTATCCAGACCCCAGTATTGCTTGCCAGGGCCAGCTCTCCCAGAGTCCTGCCCACGAGGACGGAGTCAGGCTTTACCTGGATCTTCGCTATTATCTCCTCACTCTCGAGTATTGCCTCCGTGATAACGGGGTGAAGCTCAAGGCCCTCAAGCACCATCTTGGCGAGATCCCCTGCGGCGTTGGAGATGTCCTCTATGGAGTTTGCCATCTGGAGAACTGAAGTTATCTGTTCTGCCTCTTTGGGATTCCTAGCGGCAAGAACGGCGTGGGTCATGAGGTGGTAGTTAAGGAGATCCATCCTCTCCTCCAGGTCCAGCACCTCTTCGGCAATCTCCTTGTCGTTGAAGAGCACGGCACTGTAGGCGAGGTCAACCATGAGCTCGACGATGTTCTTCATCTCGATGAATATCTCCTTCACGCTCTTGGGCCGATACTCAAACTCCTCAAAGTCCTCCATTCTTTTTCTCCTCCTGCCCTTCTTAGGCCCCACCTCTTTAATCTTTTTCGGGGCTAGACGATCATGTGGGCAACGGCAACGATAAAGAGGGTGGAGATTATGTCGGCTATGGTCGTTATCGTGGGCACGGTGGCGTTGTCCGGGTCGAGGCCGGTCCTGTCAAAGATTATTGCCATGAAGTAGGCCATCCACATCACGCCGAAGATGAGGATCGGATAGAGAACCAGGAAAGGCTTTACCAGACCCACTCTGGCTCCAAGGGTCACCTTCACAACGAGGATGGCTATGATGTTGGCCAGCAAACCCAGCAGCGCACCCACAGCGCTGTAAACGAGGATCTCAACCAGAATCTTTCTGTTGAGGAAGCCTTCCAGCTCTCCGAGGTGGATCCTTGTGGATGTTTTTGTACCGATTATCGCGCCCAGGTTGCCGGTTGTGGCCAGGACGGCAGGATACATGACGCTGAATATCACCGAGGCGTAGATCAGCCCGCTGTAAGTCTCAAGGAGGCCTCCTGAGACGCTAGACAGGAGTGCTAGGGCACCCACAACCCCAAGTACTTCTGCGAGCACTCTCCTATCGCTTTTCTCTATCTTTGAGAACTTGGCGAGCAGTCCGAGGAGAACCAGCCCCGCCGCGAAGAGGGCGTAGAACTCAACTGAAAATTTTTCATAGAGGAGCATAAAGCTGACGAGGAGGGGAACGGTTATCAGGTCGGCGGCGGAAGTGACTATGGGGGCCGCTACGGCATCAGGGTCAATCTCATGTTTGAAGGGGATTATCGTTGCGAGGGCCGTTATGTAGCCGAGCACTATGCCGGCAAAAACAGTCGAGGCTATGATTATGAGCAGAACGGCAATCGCTATCTCGAGGCTCCTTATTTTAATCGCACCTATGCTCCAGAGTATCAGAACTGGGACGAGAGAGAGGATGATTGAGATAAAAACGTTTTTCGTGACGTTTCTGTCTTTGATTGTAGGTGTCATTTCACCAAGATGGAGCATTGTAGTGAAGCGGGAGGCAAGCGAGCCGTAGATGTTTCCCCTGAGCCCCATGAGGCCGGGAAGAATAACGAGGATTATGGGGTATTCGTTCATAATCTTGTCGAAGAACTTACCTAGAAAAGCTCCCGCGAAGAAGTCCAGCAGGAGGCACAGCAGGAGCGCTGGAAACGAAGCGAGCATTACTTCCCTTATGAACTCCCTGAACTCCTCTGATATCCAAGCGCGGACTACTGCCATTTCCATCACCCTCCATTGCCGCTTCCCTCCTTTGGAACACTGTTTGCTATCACCTCAACTTTTTTCAGGGCGTATAAAAACGTTTTGTCGCTTTCATATTGAATTTTAGGCCAGTAGATAGCCCACACAGCCCCCTAAGTTTGACTGTTCAGCGTATTTGACTGATTATTGCCACCTTCTGAACCATAGGCGAATGTCCCAATAAGATTGGTTTGGCCAACCAAAAGGGCAGTAGAGAACAATCAAACCCATCCAAATTTCTGTTCCAGCTCGGTCCTCAGCGTTCCATTTAATTAAACTACTTGTTTTTTAATGTCTTTAGCCCAACAAAGCTCAAAACCATTCTTAAACATTTGAAACGTGCGTTTCAGGGGCTTTTTCACCGTGTCCCTAAAATAGGAGTTCAGTACTACACACTATCGAGGTGACGGCCATGAGGTGGCTGAAGGTATGGTTGATAATAGGCCTCCTGCTGGGAAGCATAGTCCCGGCAGGGATGGCACTTGCAGACGAGGCCGGGACGGCCCCACTGCCGCCGGAGATTCAGGACAACAGTACCACCGAGACGCAGGTTGTAGCAGAACACATAGTCTCCGCCCTTGAGAGGCTCCACAATGTAACATCAACGATAATTGAGAAGGCAAACGTCAGCGAGAACTCAACGGTCTTCGAGCACTACCAGAAGGCAGAGGAGTACCGTGAGGCTGCCATCCAGGACTACCAGAATGGAAACTACGAGGGTGCAATAGCAAACGGCATCCTTGCCATGAGGCACTACAAGGTTATCCTCGAGAAGGTCAAGAACGTGAGAAACGATGTCGGGGAGAGGCTCCAGGAGGAGCTCAGGAGGATGCAGGGCTATTTCATGGCTGCTGAGAAGACCATCAGAAAGGCCCAGGAAGAAGGGATAGACGTTGGAGACGCACCCCAGCTCCTTAATCAGACAAAGGAAGCCTACAGGCAGGTCATGGAAGACATAAAGAACAAAGACATTGAGAAAGCCAAGGAAGACCTAGCGGTAGCAAGGGAGCTCAAGAAGGGGCTCGATGAGAAACTGGTGGAGATAAGGAAGGAGCTCGCCTACGCAAACGCTGACAAAATAGTAAACGCTTTCCTCAGAAGGGGGGAGAACGCAATGAAGTTCGCCCAGAGAGTCATAGAGAAGGCAAATGCTAGCGGTAGAAACGTTACTGAGCTCCAGGAGATGCTGGAAGAGTTCCAGGCAGTCTACGAGCAAGTCAAGGAGTTGGCCGACCAGGGCAACTACACGGAAGCGCTCGACGTTATAACCGCCAACAAGGAGACAATAGGAAAGTTCCACAAGGCCATTGAACTGACCAAGAGGAAGATCCACGAAGTTGAAGTCAAGGAAAAGATAAAGAACATGGCCAAGCTCATCGGAGAGCTCAACGAGCGCATTGGAAAGGACGCAAGGGCACTCGCTGAGCCCCACAGAAAGGGAGTTGACACCAGGACCGCCCAGCTCAAGCTCAAGACAGCAGCCCAGGAGGTTCGCCTCAGCGCGGAGCTCCTCAAGCGCGGAAAGAAAGCCGAGGCCAAGGCCCACCTGCTCATAGCCCTCGACCTGCTCGAAGACGTTGAGAGCTTCATAGTTAAGCACGCCTGATATTCTTTATTCTCTTTATTCAATTCAGGGGAAGTTAAAGCCCCCAGTATGTCTGTCCAGCAAAACTTATATCCCCTTGCTTTTCAGTATTTCTGGTGAAGAACTGTGGATGAGATTAAATTGCTCACATCAGATTTAGAAAAGCTCGTGGAAATGAGTTCTATCCCTCTTGACTCGCTTAACGAAGTAAAAAGAGAACTTAAAACTCGGGACATGGTTGAGTACCTGGATGCGATAGTTGAGAGGGCCAAGCCCGAAGAAAGCCTGAGGCAGAACTTCTTCTACAAGGGAGCCCCGATAATGAAGCTTCTCGGAGTTAGAGGCTCCCCAGAAGTAAGGATAGGTTCAGGCTACGTGGATCTGGTGTTGAGGGATTCCCTCGGTAGGAAAATCATCGTCGAATTCAAACGTCTCTTCGAACTTAGAAGGAACAAGCTTCTGAGAACTGACTTAAACTGGAAAGAGCATGAGGAGCAAATAAAGAAATATGTTTTTTCTGAAGAGTCCAGATTTGTCGTGTTGACGAATCTCTACGAGTGGTACTTCTTCAGCTCCAAAACGATAATAAGAAAATCCGAACCGTTTTACTACGCTACTTTTATTGACCTCGTCCATGACATAGAGCAGTATGGGAGCCTCTACGATCTTCTTGAGAGGAAGGAACACGGAATACAAAAAGGGGAGCTTGACAACAGATTTTTCAAGAGCCTACGTGAGTGGATAAAGACCCTCGAGGATGTTGAGTTCAAAACAGACGAGAGAATCAAGATGCACCTGATTTTGCATCTCATTAACAAATTCATATTCATTCAGACTCTCGACGATTATGGGGTCGTTGAGTTCAACTGGCTCTATAAGAAGTGGATGGGCTTCTCCGACAGAATTCGGCTGGCGGAGAGACATAAAGAGAAGCCCGAAGTAGCGGGGAGGCATTACAAGTCCTTCATAGAGAAGTTCCTCGGGGAGATAAACGACTTCTTTTACCCATTGTATGACACAGAGCTTTTCTCAGACAGACTGATTGAGTTTATAAAAGATGAACCCGAGAACTGGGCACGCTTTTACAAGGCCTTAGAGACCGTCCTTGGATTCGCCCCGTGGCAGGAGACCGGTCTTAAGATGGGCATAACCCAGTACGACTACAGCCAGATAGACGAGGACATCCTTGGAAGAGCTTATGAGACATACCTGGCTGAAAAGAGGAAGGAGAAGGGAATCTACTACACCCCCAAGTACGTTACCCAGTTCATAGTCGAGGAAACCCTTGGGAAAAGACTAAACGAGCTTAAGGAAGGAATAACAACCGCAATACGGGAGAACGACTTTGAGACTGCGGAAAGGCTCAGCAAAGAGCTTTTTGAGATTAAAGTAGCAGATCTCGCCTCGGGTTCAGGCTCGTTCCTCATCAAAGTTCTCAGGGGGCTCTGGGATACATATTCGGCGGTTATTGACGAGCTGAAGAAAAAGGAAGAAGAACTGATCGGCAAGAAGACCTCAGATCTCTCCGCCCTCGTCCAGAGAAAGGACATCATAGAGGGCATAGCAAAAATGAGAGAGCTCTTCCCGAGTGATGAGAGGATTCTAATGTCCCAGATGGTTCTGAGGCACGTCTTTGCGGTTGATCTCGACGAGAACGCCGTTGAAGTGGCCAAGATGAACCTCTGGAGAGAGCTCATAAAGCTCAACCCCAAGGCCTTCCGCTGGGATAACCTAGGAGAAAATGAGCACGTCCTTCCAAACCTGAGCCTGAATCTCGTGAGCGGGGACTCGCTACTCGGCTTTGCTGACCCCAAGATTTTGGAGGGCAGGGAAGAAGTAAGAAAGCTTATGGAGCTGTGGGAGAAGTTCATCGAGAACCCCGAAGACCTGGAGGTTCTTAACGAGATCAAAGAGATAAAGGAAACCCTCAGAGGAGAACTCGATGAAAGGTATCGGGAGCTGTTGAGGGAGAAGCTTGGAGAGAAGGCCGAAGCCCTGAACAACAGATTTATTCACCACCCGTTGGAGTTCTTCATGGCCTTCTTCAATCCGGATGGCTCGCTTAGAGGAGGTTTTGACTTCATAGTCGGCAACCCGCCCTACGTCAGGATACA
This sequence is a window from Thermococcus kodakarensis KOD1. Protein-coding genes within it:
- a CDS encoding 50S ribosomal protein L15e; translation: MGMYKYIREAWKSPKKSYVGELLKKRMIQWRRDPVVKRIERPTRLDRARSLGYQAKQGYVVVRVRVRRGGRKRPRWKGGRKPSKMGMVKYSPKKSLQWIAEEKAARKFPNLEVLNSYWVGEDGMYKWFEVIMVDPHHPVIKSDPKIAWIAGKAHKGRVFRGLTSAGKRSRGLLNKGKGAEKVRPSIRAHQGKGK
- a CDS encoding Eco57I restriction-modification methylase domain-containing protein, which codes for MVEYLDAIVERAKPEESLRQNFFYKGAPIMKLLGVRGSPEVRIGSGYVDLVLRDSLGRKIIVEFKRLFELRRNKLLRTDLNWKEHEEQIKKYVFSEESRFVVLTNLYEWYFFSSKTIIRKSEPFYYATFIDLVHDIEQYGSLYDLLERKEHGIQKGELDNRFFKSLREWIKTLEDVEFKTDERIKMHLILHLINKFIFIQTLDDYGVVEFNWLYKKWMGFSDRIRLAERHKEKPEVAGRHYKSFIEKFLGEINDFFYPLYDTELFSDRLIEFIKDEPENWARFYKALETVLGFAPWQETGLKMGITQYDYSQIDEDILGRAYETYLAEKRKEKGIYYTPKYVTQFIVEETLGKRLNELKEGITTAIRENDFETAERLSKELFEIKVADLASGSGSFLIKVLRGLWDTYSAVIDELKKKEEELIGKKTSDLSALVQRKDIIEGIAKMRELFPSDERILMSQMVLRHVFAVDLDENAVEVAKMNLWRELIKLNPKAFRWDNLGENEHVLPNLSLNLVSGDSLLGFADPKILEGREEVRKLMELWEKFIENPEDLEVLNEIKEIKETLRGELDERYRELLREKLGEKAEALNNRFIHHPLEFFMAFFNPDGSLRGGFDFIVGNPPYVRIQNLKKESPEYVEFLNRFYESAHKNYDLAIPFIERGYNLLREGGELGFIVTKKWMKIDYGEKLRGLLSRERAVRLIIDFGDEQVFKGATTYTMILVLRKERNDKLTYAKVEELKETVDQLRAVNEPDKWNSERLSVIKVPTKELSEKPWVFLTEEEKKIVEKIYNGSKRLGEVTDIFVGLQTSADPVYILEYVGESGNYYIVHSKITNQEHRLEKDLLHPLLKGEEIRRWMIPEYRYLILFPYKVHLVNGERKAELIPIEELASKYPRIWEYLNISEVRKKLEGRERGSLKGSPKWYSYVYEKNHEKFELPKLITGVLSSEPRFALDKNGDYYFVGGGTAGGYGVLIKDDYKDRISLQFIGALLNSSLLDWRVKQIGSEFEGGFYSYGRASIKDLPIKLPSTDEEKTLKEEIEDTVEEIIALLKKHYVVKSLWREWSKKLANKGTTLGKLIEGWKKGVGKLPPEKLFFTDVRLISNEEMEYEGFELELKDGTLRLFGREWDMLTPILELEGDEEILEHVYLSMLELLESRQRVKNLKDILNKTRVLTIGNDPEETRRIVKTVKQRAGVKHLTSFLELVRENEAYLDALVFKLYGLSTEEARIVLRNLNKTQDYIDSVVRHL
- a CDS encoding potassium channel family protein, which gives rise to MEDFEEFEYRPKSVKEIFIEMKNIVELMVDLAYSAVLFNDKEIAEEVLDLEERMDLLNYHLMTHAVLAARNPKEAEQITSVLQMANSIEDISNAAGDLAKMVLEGLELHPVITEAILESEEIIAKIQVKPDSVLVGRTLGELALASNTGVWIIAVRRGKRWIIAPDGDFKIKPGDVLIGRGTHTSVEHLKEIARGVIRVVGDERA
- a CDS encoding ABC transporter ATP-binding protein, whose amino-acid sequence is MGVLRYSFSKYWELSRTLRKRQALIVLLNLIVSYLNVRFALMLRDTINSPNTSRILILGGFLVLINALSFVVTYLLDVSKRAMQVEIIGRIYEKILHAKEETFRVKTPGEYLTDLVSNVVYVSSLSAALIPALVVNAVSFGAYLIALFLLSPRLSLVLLPFLIATVLLFKKQVGELAKVSSKERDRFSMLIERIRTNLEGRKSIKNTDSLRGAMRKLNDECTGWYNSVKGLVLASLKYRYLYHTLYRLVPLISVLVGLLWRMDTGTLVAFYMMAGEIIEPLVVILNDLGHVPESYPALKRIDEALNMEEENFGERTLTRVEGIELRNVSYGTILKNVNLKISRGESVGIVGESGSGKTTLANVIACHYRPEEGKVLVNDIPAKEFGNLRRKIILVETNEFIFPGTVRENVTLWEEFDEEELREAVSIAKVNLPLDEKIGPSYREVSLGERQRIALARALIRKPEVLILDEALSGVDPDVEAEIIGEIKARGITLVAISHRPSTTKLVDRLVLVEKGRVREVGG
- a CDS encoding M24 family metallopeptidase, translated to MRIEKLAALMEEKGFSGALVSPGANFYYLTGLHIHEAGERLTVLAVNPDGEYHILAPSLYQNVIKDFPVTFWRDGENPYSKLGTIMKELGIGGKVLVENTMRADWLIGIFHSDNRFDPYPLNVLMRELRMRKDKEELKLMQKAAEVADRVFEEILSWDIVGMTEKELALKIELRIRELSDGISFQPIVASGENGANPHHEPGNRKIRKGDMVILDYGARWKGYCSDITRTVAIGKPDEKLLEIYRIVKEAQEDAFQSVREGIKAKEVDRAARETISKAGYGEYFTHRTGHGLGLDVHEEPYIGPDGEVVLKNGMTFTIEPGIYLPGLGGVRIEDDVAVINGRGKRLTRADRELVIL
- a CDS encoding magnesium transporter, whose translation is MAVVRAWISEEFREFIREVMLASFPALLLCLLLDFFAGAFLGKFFDKIMNEYPIILVILPGLMGLRGNIYGSLASRFTTMLHLGEMTPTIKDRNVTKNVFISIILSLVPVLILWSIGAIKIRSLEIAIAVLLIIIASTVFAGIVLGYITALATIIPFKHEIDPDAVAAPIVTSAADLITVPLLVSFMLLYEKFSVEFYALFAAGLVLLGLLAKFSKIEKSDRRVLAEVLGVVGALALLSSVSGGLLETYSGLIYASVIFSVMYPAVLATTGNLGAIIGTKTSTRIHLGELEGFLNRKILVEILVYSAVGALLGLLANIIAILVVKVTLGARVGLVKPFLVLYPILIFGVMWMAYFMAIIFDRTGLDPDNATVPTITTIADIISTLFIVAVAHMIV
- a CDS encoding potassium channel family protein: MKELEEIRNCLIEMKNLSSLMVDLAFSAVMYDSEDIADEVYILEEKMDELTLRVKKLALRAAKHEENPEKLLSVIEMATINEQISDSAYEIADLVLRDVEPHPIIRKIMHDVDEEIGRIKVNKGSILIGKPLKQLKLPTKVGVRLIAIKRGGRYIYNPSKDETIEEGDVLIAVGSGIDRLRELSNERGEEGEQIEEE